In Methanosarcina siciliae T4/M, one genomic interval encodes:
- a CDS encoding TrmB family transcriptional regulator, with product MDEKLLAKIGLNRYESSVYLTLLKQDSMEASKLSHSSKVPIGKIYEVLKALKNYELVEIQPSRPQRYRAVDPKYAFKLMYKRKEEETLNELKMLKEIFDEIERELCNDNLPQNVETVFWPDRFRNNELNEMVDSFFEKIEHEICVVIHIKYRPGRSELYDASISTFSKAYLSLVQRGIKVKILDPGSQLLPSLKELIDSIEDLSFKRYIKDLMEVRILETEYNFTITDSKITVLDIEDQFNMSRNLGMTRIYDESYAKRFKAKFDELWTKGELFSLT from the coding sequence ATGGATGAAAAATTACTTGCAAAAATTGGATTGAACAGATATGAGAGTTCAGTTTACCTGACCCTCCTGAAGCAGGATTCTATGGAAGCAAGCAAATTATCCCATTCATCGAAAGTCCCTATAGGAAAGATCTATGAGGTTCTCAAAGCCCTCAAAAATTATGAGCTTGTCGAAATCCAGCCGTCACGACCCCAGAGATACCGGGCGGTCGATCCTAAATACGCATTTAAACTCATGTACAAAAGAAAAGAGGAAGAAACCCTCAATGAGCTCAAAATGCTCAAAGAAATATTCGATGAAATCGAAAGGGAACTCTGCAACGACAATTTACCACAAAATGTTGAAACTGTCTTCTGGCCTGACAGGTTTCGTAATAATGAACTAAATGAAATGGTGGATTCATTTTTTGAGAAAATCGAGCATGAAATATGTGTTGTAATCCATATTAAGTACAGGCCTGGAAGATCAGAGCTATATGATGCCTCAATATCCACTTTTAGCAAAGCTTATTTGAGTTTAGTACAGCGTGGCATAAAAGTTAAAATTTTAGATCCGGGATCACAATTACTGCCATCATTAAAAGAGCTTATTGATTCAATAGAAGATCTGTCATTCAAACGCTATATTAAGGACCTGATGGAAGTAAGAATTTTAGAAACCGAATACAATTTTACAATCACTGATTCTAAGATAACCGTGCTTGATATTGAAGACCAGTTCAATATGAGTAGAAACCTCGGTATGACAAGAATATATGACGAATCATATGCAAAGAGATTCAAGGCAAAATTTGATGAACTCTGGACAAAGGGTGAATTGTTTTCTCTGACTTGA
- a CDS encoding type II toxin-antitoxin system HicB family antitoxin encodes MLIQYIHAALERAQYEIIDNEEPYYGEVSELEGVWATGKTLEECRRNLEEVIDEWIVIRLRNGLHLPGFCKFSNYI; translated from the coding sequence ATGCTTATCCAGTACATCCACGCAGCTCTTGAAAGGGCACAATATGAAATAATCGATAACGAAGAACCCTATTATGGGGAAGTTTCCGAACTTGAGGGTGTATGGGCTACAGGCAAGACCCTGGAAGAATGCCGCAGAAATCTGGAAGAAGTTATTGATGAATGGATTGTCATCAGATTAAGAAACGGACTCCACCTACCCGGATTCTGCAAGTTTTCGAATTACATTTAA
- a CDS encoding O-acetylhomoserine aminocarboxypropyltransferase/cysteine synthase family protein — protein MDNSNEKQIGEKGLRKRTLENPGISTLAVHAGAKPDPATGARSVPIYQTAAYVFDDTEHAADLFGLRKEGNIYTRLMNPTTDVFEKRIAALEGGIGALATSSGMAAITTALLTFTGPGDEIVSGDKIYGGTYELFNYTFPKLGRTVKFVDSGIPEEFEKAITDKTKALYVESIGNPKLDVPDFEKLAEIAHSAGIPLVVDNTVAPVILRPIEHGADIVVHSATKYIGGHGTSIGGVIIDSGNFDWGPEKFPEICDPDPGYHELKYKEAFGKAAFIVKARVQFMRDVGACLSPFNAFLFTLGLETLPLRMKKHCDNALAVARFLQAHPKVSWVSYPGLESHRSHELAKKYLKSGYGAIIGFGIKGGTEVAKKFIESLELFSHLANIGDAKSLVIHPASTTHEQLSAEEQKACGVTEDFIRLSIGIEDEKDLILDIEQALSEV, from the coding sequence ATGGATAACAGCAATGAAAAACAAATTGGGGAAAAAGGGTTAAGGAAAAGAACCCTGGAAAATCCCGGCATCTCAACCCTCGCGGTACATGCCGGAGCAAAACCGGACCCCGCCACAGGAGCAAGGTCGGTTCCGATTTATCAGACTGCAGCTTATGTATTCGACGACACTGAACATGCAGCCGATCTTTTCGGGCTCAGGAAAGAAGGCAATATTTATACGCGCCTTATGAACCCCACAACCGATGTCTTTGAGAAAAGAATCGCTGCCCTTGAAGGTGGCATAGGAGCCCTTGCGACCTCTTCAGGAATGGCTGCAATCACAACAGCCCTGCTTACCTTTACAGGTCCCGGGGACGAAATAGTTTCAGGTGATAAGATCTATGGGGGGACTTACGAGCTTTTCAATTACACGTTTCCCAAACTCGGGAGGACCGTAAAATTCGTAGACTCGGGAATCCCCGAAGAGTTCGAAAAGGCAATCACAGATAAAACAAAGGCCCTCTACGTGGAATCAATCGGAAATCCCAAACTCGATGTTCCCGATTTTGAAAAACTTGCAGAAATCGCTCATTCGGCAGGAATACCCCTTGTTGTGGACAATACGGTAGCCCCTGTGATCTTGAGGCCTATCGAGCACGGCGCAGACATCGTGGTGCACTCTGCAACGAAATATATAGGAGGGCATGGGACTTCGATCGGAGGGGTGATCATCGACTCCGGAAATTTTGACTGGGGTCCTGAGAAATTCCCGGAAATCTGCGACCCCGATCCCGGATACCACGAGCTGAAATATAAGGAAGCCTTCGGAAAAGCTGCTTTTATTGTAAAAGCAAGGGTTCAGTTCATGAGGGATGTAGGAGCCTGCCTTTCTCCATTTAACGCATTCCTGTTCACGCTGGGACTTGAGACTCTTCCCCTGAGAATGAAAAAGCACTGTGACAACGCCCTTGCAGTTGCCAGATTCCTGCAGGCCCACCCGAAAGTTTCCTGGGTCTCCTATCCGGGCCTTGAGTCCCACAGGAGCCATGAGCTTGCAAAGAAGTACCTGAAATCCGGCTACGGGGCAATAATCGGGTTCGGGATCAAAGGCGGGACAGAGGTTGCAAAGAAGTTTATTGAAAGCCTTGAGCTCTTCTCCCACCTTGCAAACATAGGGGATGCAAAAAGCCTCGTAATCCATCCCGCCTCGACAACCCATGAACAGCTTTCGGCAGAAGAACAGAAAGCATGCGGAGTGACCGAGGACTTTATCAGGCTTTCCATAGGGATCGAAGACGAAAAAGACCTGATTTTAGACATAGAACAGGCACTTTCAGAGGTATGA
- the metX gene encoding homoserine O-acetyltransferase MetX: protein MVVSSVNFSGNSSKNLFSEKKGQSIGPVRSMNYEIPGTFVLESGKTLSDARIEYEIYGKMNADKSNVILICHALTGDAHAAGFHEGEKKPGWWEIVIGPNKAFDTEKYCIICSNILGGCKGSTGPSSIDPETGKHYGISFPVITVKDMVKVQKKLVEHLGVKQLFAVAGGSMGGMQVLQWTVSYPEMVKKAIAIATTASTTPQQIAFGAIGRKAITDDPKWNGGDYYGKEIPSQGLALARMIGHITYLSDASMQKKFGRLQQDKEKSGTKACTKGITGTEGKNLSEISSEISSEISSEISSEIAPEFSHDFTPNFQVESYLNYKGDNFTKRFDANSYLYITKAVDYFDLARNGSLIEGFSGVTAKYLVISISSDWLYPPYQSQEIVSALNANGIDARYEEIRSQYGHDAFLLEEGQLSYLIRGFLSEVLVSDVMNRNFYTVSRNETIEHASKLMVKERVSHLPVISETGKIEGIVTSWDITKAVACKINELDEIITRDVRYVYEDERIEKASSIMEDYSISSLPVIDSEHRIIGLVTSESISALIGRFG, encoded by the coding sequence ATGGTGGTTTCTTCCGTAAACTTTTCAGGGAATTCTTCCAAAAATCTGTTTTCGGAAAAAAAAGGCCAGAGCATCGGGCCAGTCCGCTCGATGAACTATGAAATCCCCGGAACCTTTGTGCTCGAGAGCGGAAAAACCCTTTCCGACGCCAGGATAGAGTACGAAATTTACGGAAAGATGAACGCCGATAAAAGCAACGTTATCCTGATCTGCCACGCCCTTACTGGAGACGCCCATGCTGCCGGGTTTCATGAAGGCGAGAAAAAACCGGGCTGGTGGGAGATCGTAATCGGCCCCAATAAGGCGTTTGACACTGAAAAATACTGCATCATCTGCTCAAACATCCTGGGAGGCTGTAAAGGCTCAACAGGCCCTTCTTCAATAGACCCTGAAACCGGAAAACACTACGGCATCTCCTTTCCCGTAATTACGGTCAAAGACATGGTAAAGGTCCAGAAAAAACTGGTCGAGCACCTCGGGGTAAAACAGCTTTTTGCGGTTGCAGGCGGTTCCATGGGAGGAATGCAGGTACTCCAGTGGACGGTCAGTTACCCCGAAATGGTAAAAAAAGCAATTGCAATCGCGACTACAGCCTCCACAACCCCGCAGCAAATCGCATTCGGAGCAATAGGCAGGAAAGCCATAACCGATGACCCTAAATGGAATGGGGGAGACTATTACGGAAAAGAGATACCTTCCCAGGGGCTCGCCCTTGCCCGTATGATAGGACATATTACCTACCTGAGCGACGCCTCCATGCAGAAAAAGTTCGGAAGGCTCCAGCAGGATAAAGAGAAATCAGGTACAAAAGCATGCACAAAAGGCATAACGGGCACGGAAGGCAAAAATTTGTCCGAAATATCCTCTGAAATATCCTCTGAAATATCCTCTGAAATATCCTCTGAGATCGCTCCTGAATTCTCTCACGATTTTACCCCAAACTTCCAGGTTGAGAGCTACCTTAACTACAAGGGAGATAATTTCACAAAGCGTTTTGATGCCAATTCCTATCTGTACATTACAAAAGCTGTGGACTACTTTGACCTTGCAAGAAACGGCTCCCTTATAGAGGGCTTTTCCGGAGTTACTGCAAAATACCTTGTAATTTCCATCTCTTCGGACTGGCTCTACCCTCCTTACCAGTCGCAGGAAATCGTTTCAGCCCTTAATGCAAATGGAATTGATGCCAGGTATGAAGAAATCAGGTCCCAGTACGGACATGACGCCTTCCTGCTTGAAGAGGGACAGCTTAGCTATCTGATAAGGGGTTTCCTCTCCGAAGTCCTTGTCAGCGATGTCATGAACCGTAACTTCTACACGGTCTCGAGAAATGAAACCATCGAACACGCCTCAAAGCTGATGGTAAAAGAGCGCGTAAGCCACCTTCCGGTCATTTCGGAAACCGGAAAAATCGAAGGTATCGTCACCTCCTGGGACATCACAAAAGCAGTAGCCTGCAAAATCAATGAGCTGGACGAAATTATCACCCGGGATGTCAGGTACGTATACGAAGACGAAAGGATCGAGAAGGCGTCCTCAATAATGGAGGATTACTCGATTTCCTCACTCCCGGTCATTGATTCCGAGCACCGCATAATAGGTCTTGTTACAAGCGAAAGCATAAGTGCCCTTATCGGCAGGTTCGGTTAA
- a CDS encoding type II toxin-antitoxin system HicB family antitoxin: protein MIRFRRHKTKQNWTGVITLIKFTQTALEKAKYEIIDNIEPYYGEVSELEGVWATGKTLEECRKNLEEVIDEWINFRLRNGLIRLES from the coding sequence ATAATAAGATTCAGAAGGCATAAAACTAAACAAAACTGGACAGGTGTCATCACGCTCATCAAATTTACTCAAACAGCCCTTGAAAAGGCAAAATACGAAATAATCGATAACATTGAACCATATTACGGAGAAGTTTCCGAACTTGAGGGCGTATGGGCTACAGGCAAGACCCTTGAAGAGTGCCGGAAAAACCTGGAAGAAGTTATAGATGAATGGATCAATTTCAGGTTAAGAAATGGCCTTATCCGGTTGGAGAGCTAA
- a CDS encoding HepT-like ribonuclease domain-containing protein translates to MKLKLSEVREKYPSVPWKDLAGIRNKLIHAYFGVNLKVVWLFVKEGIPEAKPDIKRILDEM, encoded by the coding sequence GTGAAGTTGAAGCTATCTGAAGTACGTGAAAAATACCCCTCAGTACCCTGGAAAGATCTCGCGGGTATACGGAACAAATTGATTCACGCTTATTTCGGAGTAAATCTGAAGGTAGTCTGGTTATTTGTTAAAGAAGGCATTCCAGAAGCAAAACCGGATATCAAACGCATACTGGATGAAATGTAA
- a CDS encoding type II toxin-antitoxin system HicB family antitoxin: protein MRFKIILEEDEEVGGFIASFPGLPGCFSQGDTVEEAIENIKEAIQACLESLAEDELQAYLEKPSCRVVDVVV from the coding sequence ATGCGGTTCAAAATTATCCTTGAGGAAGACGAAGAAGTCGGAGGGTTTATTGCCAGCTTTCCCGGTTTGCCTGGCTGTTTTTCGCAGGGAGATACTGTAGAGGAAGCTATTGAGAATATTAAAGAAGCAATTCAGGCCTGCCTGGAATCTCTCGCAGAAGACGAACTGCAAGCCTATCTGGAAAAACCCTCCTGCAGGGTTGTTGATGTGGTTGTTTAA
- a CDS encoding Fic family protein has protein sequence MVNTDTSLIQEELLARIDEKMKQLNSMRPIPADALSRLHEEMRLVHTYHSNAIEGNTLTLQETKLVLEEGLTIGGKSLREHLEATNNAKAFDRMEELAKKKRAIDNIAIQEIHEIVTRSILEDAGRYRTRNVRIAGAVKAPPDWSKIVKLMDELIEKVAESKVHPIETASFLHHRFVEIHPFSDGNERVARLLTNLYLISRDCPPVVLKKEDREKYYKFLRAADAGNLGPFANFIAKAVDENLTLYLSISGGKDELMPLKELATETPYSQEYLSLRARQGLLDAVKIGKTWHSSKRAVEQYLSEHGKKDV, from the coding sequence ATGGTTAATACCGATACTTCCCTGATTCAAGAAGAACTTCTTGCACGAATAGATGAAAAAATGAAGCAGCTAAACTCCATGCGGCCCATTCCGGCAGATGCTTTAAGCAGGCTCCATGAAGAGATGAGGTTAGTGCACACCTACCACTCGAACGCGATAGAAGGGAATACGCTAACACTCCAGGAAACAAAACTTGTCCTGGAAGAAGGGCTGACTATTGGCGGAAAATCGCTACGGGAACATCTCGAGGCGACCAACAACGCAAAAGCTTTTGACCGGATGGAAGAGTTAGCAAAGAAAAAACGTGCAATAGACAACATTGCAATTCAGGAAATCCATGAAATTGTAACCAGAAGTATACTTGAAGATGCAGGCAGATACCGCACCAGAAATGTGAGGATAGCCGGTGCAGTAAAGGCTCCGCCCGATTGGTCGAAGATAGTAAAATTGATGGACGAACTTATCGAAAAGGTAGCAGAAAGCAAAGTTCATCCCATTGAAACGGCTTCTTTCCTGCATCACAGGTTTGTTGAAATTCACCCATTCAGCGATGGAAACGAACGGGTAGCTCGGCTTCTCACAAACCTGTATTTGATCTCAAGGGATTGTCCTCCTGTCGTTCTCAAAAAAGAGGACAGGGAAAAATATTACAAATTCCTTAGAGCCGCAGATGCTGGAAACCTGGGACCGTTTGCCAATTTCATTGCAAAAGCTGTAGATGAAAACCTGACCCTTTATCTCTCCATATCAGGAGGAAAGGATGAACTGATGCCTCTGAAAGAACTTGCCACGGAAACCCCTTATTCTCAGGAATACCTCAGCCTGCGGGCCAGACAGGGGCTTCTGGATGCTGTAAAAATAGGAAAAACATGGCACAGTTCAAAACGTGCTGTTGAACAGTATTTATCCGAGCACGGGAAAAAAGATGTTTGA
- a CDS encoding ATP-binding protein: MKQLMKMWNPWWTERKVPASKKRISRPETLETILKLLDIKEVICITGVRRCGKSTVMYQAIDHLIGKGVEPENILYFNLDEPFEDKNIGLLDRIFGEYIELHVPKGRKYIFFDEIQNIKDWEQWIKKFYDLYGEEIKFVLTGSNSSMLSDQLSTLLTGRMITQHVFPLSFKEYLDFKDFELKDPDIQRNEVLHYFNKYLFKGGFPEVVLEEDMDINHLRLTEYFNSILLRDIVVGRNIRESAKLIELANYSLSNVSTLLSYSKISNATGLSVNSLKEYLLYLEQAYLIYQLNFFSYSVKDSISIKMPKKIYCIDNGLRNSAAFTFSADEGRLAENLAFVELKRRKVEFFYWKEKREVDFVIKGIDGALTGINCTYTDHIRQGEVNALLGFKEHFGEKVSRLILLTKNLEKEGNGISYVPLWKWVLGTR, encoded by the coding sequence ATGAAGCAGCTCATGAAAATGTGGAACCCCTGGTGGACAGAAAGAAAAGTTCCTGCTTCCAAAAAGAGGATATCACGCCCCGAGACCCTTGAAACAATCCTGAAGCTTCTGGATATCAAGGAGGTTATCTGCATTACCGGGGTCAGGCGATGTGGGAAGTCAACTGTGATGTATCAGGCAATAGACCATCTGATAGGAAAAGGAGTGGAACCTGAAAATATCCTTTACTTCAACCTCGATGAACCTTTTGAAGACAAAAATATAGGACTGCTCGACAGAATATTTGGGGAATACATAGAGCTTCATGTGCCAAAAGGAAGAAAGTATATCTTCTTTGATGAAATCCAGAATATAAAGGATTGGGAACAGTGGATCAAAAAGTTCTATGATCTTTATGGGGAGGAGATCAAGTTTGTGCTTACGGGTTCGAACAGCAGCATGCTTTCCGACCAGCTTTCCACCCTTTTGACCGGGAGGATGATCACGCAGCATGTGTTTCCTCTTTCATTTAAAGAATATCTGGATTTTAAGGATTTTGAATTAAAAGATCCCGACATTCAGAGAAACGAAGTTCTGCACTATTTCAACAAATATCTCTTCAAAGGAGGTTTTCCCGAAGTTGTCCTTGAAGAGGATATGGATATAAACCACCTCCGGCTAACCGAATACTTCAACAGCATCCTCCTTCGGGATATAGTGGTGGGCCGGAATATCCGGGAAAGTGCAAAACTTATCGAACTTGCGAATTATTCCTTATCAAACGTTTCTACCCTCCTGAGCTATTCAAAAATTTCAAACGCAACAGGGCTCTCAGTCAACAGCTTGAAAGAATACCTGCTTTATCTGGAACAGGCCTATCTGATATATCAGTTAAACTTCTTTTCATACTCAGTTAAAGATTCGATCTCAATCAAAATGCCCAAAAAGATCTACTGCATCGACAACGGACTTCGAAATTCCGCAGCATTCACCTTTTCTGCCGATGAAGGAAGGCTGGCAGAGAACCTAGCATTTGTAGAGTTGAAGCGGAGAAAAGTAGAATTCTTTTACTGGAAAGAAAAAAGAGAAGTGGATTTTGTGATAAAAGGTATAGATGGAGCGCTCACAGGTATAAACTGCACCTATACGGATCACATAAGACAGGGAGAAGTCAATGCTCTTCTGGGATTCAAGGAACATTTTGGGGAGAAAGTTTCCAGGTTAATCTTGCTTACGAAGAATCTCGAAAAAGAGGGAAATGGTATTAGCTATGTTCCTCTCTGGAAATGGGTTCTTGGAACCAGATGA
- a CDS encoding type II toxin-antitoxin system HicA family toxin — protein sequence MKVREVIKLLEADGWYLVATKGSHRQYKHPAKPGRVTIAGHSGDDLAPGTLNSILKQAQLKIED from the coding sequence ATGAAAGTACGTGAGGTCATAAAACTTCTTGAAGCCGATGGCTGGTATCTGGTTGCAACAAAAGGTAGCCACCGGCAATACAAACATCCTGCTAAACCAGGTAGGGTAACAATTGCAGGTCATAGTGGAGATGATCTTGCTCCAGGAACATTGAACAGCATATTAAAACAAGCTCAATTAAAAATAGAGGACTAA
- a CDS encoding nucleotidyltransferase family protein has product MQENRKDTEIYILKLHEMIPELKEKYHISYLGVFGSYIRGEQKPGSDLDILVELSRTPTIFEFVNLENYLSDAWVLK; this is encoded by the coding sequence ATGCAGGAAAACCGAAAAGACACTGAAATCTATATCCTGAAACTTCATGAAATGATCCCGGAGCTTAAAGAAAAATACCACATTAGCTACCTGGGAGTTTTTGGGTCCTATATAAGGGGAGAACAGAAACCCGGAAGCGACTTGGATATACTCGTTGAGCTTTCCAGAACCCCTACTATTTTTGAATTTGTCAACCTTGAAAACTACCTTTCGGATGCCTGGGTGTTAAAGTAG
- a CDS encoding SAM-dependent methyltransferase: MMFTKSNKYDFDFVKENMMGPNAIKILEEVSESLKLEKGMRILDLGCGRGLTSIFLAKEYDVTVFATDLWISATDNYERIKSMGLEDKIIPIHAEAHDLPFANEFFDAAISIDAYHYFGVEKDYLTKYFAPLVKKGGQIAVAVPGLKQEFTNGVPVELVPYWFDDMTLTLHSCDWWYNLWKNSDLVSIKEFKELYCLKESWQDWLLCDNDYARRDIGMMEAEGGNYFNLISIIATKL; the protein is encoded by the coding sequence ATGATGTTTACAAAAAGTAACAAATATGATTTTGATTTTGTTAAAGAAAACATGATGGGACCAAACGCAATAAAGATTCTTGAGGAAGTGTCCGAATCTTTGAAGCTTGAAAAAGGCATGAGAATACTTGATCTTGGATGTGGGAGAGGGTTGACCTCAATATTCCTGGCAAAAGAATATGATGTTACGGTTTTTGCAACTGATCTCTGGATAAGTGCAACAGATAACTATGAGAGAATTAAGTCAATGGGATTGGAAGATAAAATAATACCAATACACGCAGAAGCTCATGATCTACCGTTTGCAAATGAGTTTTTTGACGCTGCTATCAGTATAGATGCCTATCACTATTTCGGGGTTGAAAAAGATTATTTGACCAAGTATTTTGCTCCACTCGTAAAAAAAGGAGGGCAAATAGCAGTTGCAGTTCCGGGCTTGAAGCAGGAATTTACAAATGGAGTTCCAGTAGAATTGGTGCCATACTGGTTTGATGATATGACTTTAACTCTACACTCATGTGATTGGTGGTATAATTTATGGAAAAACTCTGATTTGGTAAGTATTAAAGAATTCAAAGAATTATATTGCTTAAAAGAATCCTGGCAGGATTGGCTTTTGTGTGATAACGACTATGCTCGTAGGGATATAGGAATGATGGAAGCTGAAGGTGGAAATTACTTTAATCTGATTTCAATCATAGCTACAAAGTTATGA
- a CDS encoding type II toxin-antitoxin system HicB family antitoxin, translated as MDQFQVKKWPYPVGELIMYRFLVIFEKANKYYSAYSPDLPGCVATGSTREEVKKNIYEAIEMHVQGLLEDNLLIPESESFAEYVAIAEKPSIDSEFV; from the coding sequence ATGGATCAATTTCAGGTTAAGAAATGGCCTTATCCGGTTGGAGAGCTAATCATGTACCGTTTTCTCGTTATATTCGAAAAAGCGAATAAATACTATTCAGCATATTCACCTGACCTTCCGGGCTGTGTAGCCACCGGTTCTACCCGAGAGGAAGTAAAGAAAAACATCTATGAAGCCATTGAAATGCACGTGCAGGGACTTCTGGAGGATAATTTACTTATTCCAGAATCAGAATCTTTTGCAGAATATGTGGCTATTGCTGAAAAACCCTCTATAGATTCCGAATTTGTTTAA
- a CDS encoding type II toxin-antitoxin system HicB family antitoxin, with product MHRFLVVIEKANNNYSAYSPDLPGCVATGSTREETEKNIYEAIEMHVQGLLEDNLPIPESESFAEYVAIAEKPSTSSEVV from the coding sequence ATGCACCGTTTCCTCGTTGTAATCGAAAAAGCAAATAACAATTATTCAGCATATTCTCCTGACCTTCCGGGCTGTGTAGCTACCGGTTCCACCCGAGAAGAGACAGAGAAAAATATCTATGAAGCCATTGAAATGCATGTACAGGGACTTCTTGAGGACAATTTGCCTATTCCTGAATCAGAATCCTTTGCCGAGTACGTGGCTATTGCTGAAAAACCTTCTACCAGTTCTGAAGTTGTATAA